One Solanum pennellii chromosome 9, SPENNV200 DNA segment encodes these proteins:
- the LOC107030544 gene encoding protein LURP-one-related 10, whose protein sequence is MEGDNNKTIVIGPQFCSPQPLQLFINKKIYCFSGHGYEVKDDNGNMVFTIENLLGFFRRKLIIFYAANAPSLTLKSKHFTWHSRWECFKGDSTDEKDLIFSAKNSSMFQFRRNLDIFLANNISQQVCDFRMKTSYRESNCDIFAGQSSTLIAQMDKKYTTGSVFRGRDKYMVKLNSNVDHAFIVSLIVILEEIASSGQGSSTHP, encoded by the exons ATGGAAGGAGATAATAACAAAACAATTGTGATAGGTCCACAATTTTGTTCTCCTCAACCTCTTCAACTAttcataaataagaaaatttactGCTTTAGTGGGCATGGATATGAagttaaagatgataatggtaaTATGGTCTTCACTATTGAAAATCTTTTGGGGTTTTTTCGTAGAAAGTTGATCATTTTTTATGCTGCTAATGCACCAAGTCTTACCCTAAAAAGCAAG CATTTTACATGGCATAGTAGATGGGAATGTTTTAAGGGAGATAGCACTGATGAAAAGGACCTTATATTTAGTGCTAAAAATTCTTCAATGTTTCAATTCAGAAGAAACTTGGACATATTCTTAGCCAATAATATATCACAACAAGTTTGTGATTTTAGAATGAAAACTAGCTACAGGGAGTCAAATTGTGATATTTTTGCTGGACAATCATCCACTCTAATTGCTCAG ATGGATAAGAAGTATACAACTGGAAGTGTATTTCGAGGAAGAGACAAATACATGGTGAAATTGAATTCAAATGTGGATCATGCCTTCATAGTTTCACTTATAGTTATCCTTGAAGAGATAGCCAGCTCAGGACAAGGTAGCAGTACTCATCCCTAA
- the LOC107030539 gene encoding pentatricopeptide repeat-containing protein At2g38420, mitochondrial gives MSLFRRFIPLHKKLHSSSHSYSARSSMNNYFLRKRRKWPLSLYKTKWQEEKLTHQLSMQKLVESTPNGSPKTHLLSILVDSFSAYECNPTPNAYYFILKTLTQNPSTWDEIPLILDYIRKVENFETPEYIFTYLIKFYGDSNMTHLAYEMFFTMPAYRCNPSVKSLNCLIWVLCKNNYDLRIVLQVLVKSQLLNIWVEESTFKILIRALCRIGKPNNAVDLLKLMVDSGFNLDANICSLILSTMPDVKDCVGVEIWGVLEEMRRLGYSPKRVDLCNVIRFYVKNGKGIDALEVLNKMKMCGMVPDVVCYNLVLNGLIFEGEYSNADELFDELLVLGLNPDIVTYNVYINGLCKQDKMVEALRMLGCMEDLGCKPEMNTYHTILDGLCRCGMLSSLKEVLGQMKSKGLQLSSHIYGVIINCMIRNGEVDEAYNLLHEMVDMGFVPQSITFDGLIGLLCKKGFVL, from the coding sequence ATGTCTCTGTTCAGGCGATTTATCCCACTTCACAAGAAACTACACTCTTCTTCACATTCATATTCAGCTAGAAGCTCTATGAACAATTACTTTCTTCGTAAACGTAGAAAATGGCCACTTTCACTTTACAAAACCAAATGGCAAGAAGAAAAGTTAACTCATCAATTATCTATGCAAAAATTGGTAGAATCAACACCTAACGGATCTCCTAAAACTCATCTCCTATCAATTCTTGTCGACTCTTTCTCTGCCTACGAATGCAATCCAACTCCAAATGCGTATTATTTTATCCTCAAAACACTTACCCAGAACCCATCAACATGGGATGAAATCCCTCTAATTCTTGATTATATTCGtaaagttgaaaattttgagacacCCGAATACATATTCACTTATTTGATTAAGTTTTATGGGGATTCTAACATGACCCATTTGGCATATGAGATGTTTTTCACCATGCCAGCTTATAGATGTAACCCAAGTGTGAAATCTTTGAATTGTTTGATTTGGGTGCTTTGTAAGAACAATTATGATCTCAGAATTGTTCTTCAAGTTTTGGTGAAGAGTCAGTTATTGAACATTTGGGTTGAAGAATCAACTTTTAAGATTTTGATTAGAGCTCTTTGTAGGATTGGAAAACCTAATAATGCCGTTGATTTGTTGAAATTAATGGTGGATAGTGGGTTTAATCTTGATGCAAATATTTGTTCTTTGATTTTATCTACAATGCCTGATGTAAAAGATTGTGTTGGGGTTGAGATTTGGGGTGTTTTGGAAGAAATGAGGAGGTTGGGATATAGTCCAAAAAGGGTGGATTTGTGCAATGTGATAAGGTTTTATGTTAAAAATGGTAAAGGGATTGATGCTTTGGAGGTGTTGAATAAGATGAAAATGTGTGGAATGGTGCCTGATGTTGTATGTTATAATTTGGTTTTGAATGGATTGATTTTCGAAGGGGAGTATTCGAATGCAGATGAACTGTTTGATGAATTGCTTGTATTAGGTTTAAACCCCGATATCGTTACCTATAATGTGTATATTAATGGCTTGTGTAAGCAGGATAAAATGGTCGAGGCGTTAAGAATGCTTGGTTGTATGGAGGATTTGGGGTGTAAACCCGAAATGAACACTTATCACACCATATTAGATGGTTTGTGTAGGTGTGGGATGTTGTCGTCTTTAAAAGAAGTTCTTGGGCAGATGAAATCGAAGGGTTTACAACTTAGTTCACATATTTATGGCGTTATTATTAACTGCATGATTAGAAATGGTGAAGTAGATGAAGCATATAATCTGTTACATGAGATGGTTGACATGGGGTTTGTTCCTCAGTCTATTACATTTGATGGATTGATCGGTCTTTTGTGCAAGAAGGGCTTCGTTCTATGA